Proteins encoded in a region of the Salipiger sp. CCB-MM3 genome:
- a CDS encoding aromatic ring-hydroxylating oxygenase subunit alpha, translated as MTADAKTLDLLSRRKPGHSLQQAFYTDPEIFAQDMEQIWYRDWLFATPVAALPKTGSYVTQKVGPYRVVIVRGPDGSVRAFHNTCRHRGSVICKAASGQVAKLVCPYHQWTYELDGRLLWARDMGSDFDASSHGLKPVHCRVLSGLVYICLADEAPDFDAFAAMAEPFLAVHDLSNAKVAHQSTIVENGNWKLVWENNRECYHCAGNHPSLCRTYPEDPTITGVSQDGTFPPIVESHFSRLEAAGAPSRFQMGADGQYRLARMPLLDGAESYTMNGKIAVQKRLGSIPFNDAGTLLKFHYPTTWNHFLSDHSITFRVVPISPTETEVQTTWLVHKDAVEGVDYDLENLTTVWIHTNDEDRVVVEDNQQGINSPAYEPGPYSASHEDGVNQFVDWYCDTMTKRLSPARMAAE; from the coding sequence ATGACCGCTGACGCCAAGACCCTCGACCTGCTGAGCCGCCGCAAGCCCGGCCATTCGCTGCAGCAGGCCTTCTACACCGACCCCGAGATCTTCGCTCAGGACATGGAGCAGATCTGGTACCGCGACTGGCTCTTCGCGACGCCGGTCGCCGCGCTGCCCAAGACCGGCAGCTATGTCACCCAGAAGGTCGGCCCCTACCGCGTGGTCATCGTGCGTGGCCCCGATGGGTCTGTCCGCGCCTTCCACAACACCTGCCGCCACCGCGGTTCGGTGATCTGCAAGGCCGCCTCCGGTCAGGTCGCCAAGCTGGTCTGCCCCTACCACCAGTGGACCTACGAGCTTGATGGCCGCCTGCTGTGGGCGCGCGACATGGGCAGCGATTTTGACGCCTCGTCGCATGGGCTGAAGCCGGTGCACTGCCGCGTGCTGTCGGGTCTCGTCTATATCTGCCTCGCCGATGAAGCACCTGATTTCGACGCCTTCGCCGCCATGGCCGAGCCCTTCCTCGCCGTGCACGACCTCAGCAACGCCAAGGTCGCGCATCAGTCGACCATCGTCGAGAACGGCAACTGGAAGCTGGTGTGGGAGAACAACCGCGAGTGCTACCACTGCGCCGGCAACCACCCGTCGCTGTGCCGCACTTACCCCGAGGATCCGACGATCACCGGCGTGTCGCAGGACGGCACCTTCCCCCCCATCGTCGAGAGCCACTTCAGCCGTCTCGAAGCCGCTGGCGCGCCCTCGCGTTTCCAGATGGGTGCCGATGGCCAGTACCGCCTTGCGCGCATGCCGCTGCTGGATGGGGCCGAAAGCTATACGATGAACGGCAAGATCGCGGTGCAAAAACGCCTCGGCAGCATCCCGTTCAACGATGCAGGCACGCTGCTGAAGTTCCACTATCCGACCACCTGGAACCACTTCCTGTCGGATCATTCGATCACCTTCCGCGTCGTCCCGATCAGCCCGACCGAGACCGAGGTGCAGACCACTTGGCTCGTGCACAAGGATGCGGTCGAAGGCGTGGATTACGATCTGGAGAACCTCACCACCGTCTGGATCCACACCAACGACGAGGACCGTGTCGTGGTCGAGGACAACCAGCAGGGCATCAACTCGCCCGCCTATGAGCCCGGCCCCTATTCGGCCAGCCATGAGGATGGCGTGAACCAATTCGTCGACTGGTATTGCGACACGATGACCAAGCGTCTCAGCCCCGCACGGATGGCAGCAGAATAA
- the metH gene encoding methionine synthase — protein sequence MSASIPTRSPVFDRLEAAARERILILDGAMGTQIQKLGLSEGDFQGCGGGACTCHLPHSSDKPQQGNNDILNLTRPEAIEEIHYQYAMAGADIAETNTFSSTTIAQADYDMQAAVYDLNFEGARLARKAMDRAEAEDGRARFVAGALGPTNRTASISPDVNNPGYRAVTFDQLREAYAQQARALIDGGIDILLIETIFDTLNAKAAIFACEEVFAERGERLPVMISGTITDLSGRTLSGQTPTAFWHSVRHAAPLTIGLNCALGANAMRPHLAELSSVADTLICAYPNAGLPNEMGEYDETPEQMAEQVAGFARDGLVNIVGGCCGSTYDHIRAIAKAVEGYAPREIPKHIPQMRLSGLEPFTLTEAIPFVNVGERTNVTGSAKFRKLITNGDYATALEVALNQVENGAQVIDINMDEGLIDSKQAMIEFLNLIAAEPDIARVPIMIDSSKWEVIESGLQCVQGKSIVNSISLKEGEESFLHQARLCRAYGAAVVVMAFDETGQADTEDRKVEICQRAYKILTEQVGFPPEDIIFDPNVFAVATGIEEHDNYGVDFIEATKRITETCPHVHISGGVSNLSFSFRGNEPVREAMHAVFLYHAIQNGMDMGIVNAGQLAVYDQIDAKLREACEDVVLNRTPANGGSATENMLELAEEYRGQGGAKGREKDMSWRELPVEKRLEHALVNGITEFIDADTEEARQAAERPLHVIEGPLMAGMNVVGDLFGAGKMFLPQVVKSARVMKQAVAVLLPYMEEEKRLNGGDGRESAGKVLMATVKGDVHDIGKNIVGVVLACNNYEIIDLGVMVPAEKILATARERNVDVIGLSGLITPSLDEMVHVASEMEREGFDIPLLIGGATTSRVHTAVKIHPRYGAGQAVHVNDASRAVGVVSSLLSPVQKPEYVANVQSEYADVAEKHARAELAKKRLPLENARGNALKLDFQPQHAPSFLGTKAFDDWDLAELARYIDWTPFFQTWEMKGVYPKILDDEKQGEAARALFDDAQAMLKKIIDEKWFNPRAVVGFWPANAVGDDIRLFKDESRAEDLATFFTLRQQTAKRGDRPNVAMSDFVAPEGTPDYVGGFVVTAGIEEERIAKEFEAKNDDYSSILVKALADRFAEAFAERMHEMVRRELWGYAPEEACTPEDLIAEKYAGIRPAPGYPAQPDHTEKTTLFELLDATNATGVELTESYAMWPGSSVSGLYIGHPESYYFGVAKVERDQVEDYAARKGMAVEEVERWLAPILNYLPGGVKTVAAE from the coding sequence ATGTCCGCTTCCATCCCGACCCGCTCCCCCGTCTTCGACCGTCTCGAGGCGGCCGCGCGCGAGCGCATCCTCATCCTCGACGGTGCCATGGGCACGCAGATCCAGAAGCTGGGCCTGTCGGAGGGCGACTTCCAAGGCTGTGGCGGCGGGGCCTGCACCTGCCACCTGCCGCATTCCAGCGACAAGCCGCAGCAGGGCAACAACGACATCCTCAACCTCACGCGCCCCGAGGCGATCGAGGAGATCCACTACCAATACGCCATGGCGGGCGCCGATATCGCCGAGACCAACACCTTCTCGTCGACCACCATCGCGCAGGCCGATTACGACATGCAGGCGGCGGTATATGACCTCAACTTCGAGGGCGCGCGGCTGGCGCGCAAGGCGATGGACCGGGCCGAGGCCGAGGACGGGCGCGCGCGCTTCGTTGCCGGCGCGCTTGGGCCGACCAACCGCACCGCCTCGATCAGCCCCGACGTGAACAATCCCGGCTACCGCGCGGTGACCTTCGACCAGCTGCGCGAGGCCTATGCCCAGCAGGCGCGGGCGCTGATCGACGGCGGCATCGACATCCTTCTGATCGAGACGATCTTTGACACGCTGAACGCCAAGGCCGCGATCTTTGCCTGCGAAGAGGTGTTCGCCGAGCGCGGCGAGCGGCTGCCGGTGATGATCTCGGGCACGATCACCGACCTTTCGGGCCGCACGCTCTCGGGCCAGACGCCGACCGCCTTCTGGCACTCGGTGCGCCATGCCGCGCCGCTGACCATTGGCCTGAACTGCGCGCTTGGGGCCAATGCCATGCGCCCGCACCTTGCCGAGCTTTCGTCGGTGGCCGACACGCTGATCTGCGCCTATCCCAACGCCGGCCTGCCCAACGAGATGGGCGAATATGACGAGACGCCCGAGCAGATGGCCGAGCAGGTCGCTGGCTTCGCCCGCGATGGGCTGGTGAACATCGTCGGCGGCTGCTGCGGCTCGACCTATGACCACATCCGTGCCATCGCCAAGGCCGTCGAGGGCTACGCTCCGCGCGAAATCCCCAAGCACATCCCGCAGATGCGCCTGTCGGGGCTGGAGCCCTTCACGCTCACCGAGGCGATCCCCTTCGTCAACGTCGGCGAGCGGACCAATGTCACCGGCTCGGCCAAGTTCCGCAAGCTGATCACCAATGGCGACTATGCCACCGCGCTCGAGGTCGCGCTCAATCAGGTTGAGAACGGCGCGCAGGTGATCGACATCAACATGGACGAGGGGCTCATCGACTCCAAACAGGCGATGATCGAGTTCCTCAACCTCATCGCTGCCGAGCCCGACATCGCCCGCGTGCCGATCATGATCGACAGCTCCAAATGGGAGGTGATCGAGTCCGGTCTGCAATGCGTGCAGGGCAAGTCCATCGTCAACTCGATCTCGCTGAAGGAAGGCGAAGAGAGCTTCCTGCATCAGGCGCGTCTTTGCCGCGCCTATGGTGCCGCCGTTGTGGTCATGGCCTTCGACGAAACCGGCCAAGCCGACACCGAGGACCGCAAGGTCGAGATCTGCCAGCGCGCCTATAAGATCCTGACCGAGCAGGTGGGCTTCCCGCCCGAGGATATTATCTTCGATCCCAACGTCTTTGCCGTCGCCACCGGTATCGAGGAGCATGACAATTACGGCGTCGATTTCATCGAGGCCACCAAGCGCATCACAGAGACCTGCCCGCACGTCCACATCTCGGGCGGCGTGTCGAACCTGTCGTTCTCGTTCCGCGGCAACGAGCCGGTGCGCGAGGCGATGCACGCGGTGTTCCTCTATCATGCCATTCAGAACGGCATGGATATGGGCATCGTCAACGCGGGCCAGCTGGCGGTCTATGACCAGATCGACGCCAAGCTGCGCGAGGCCTGCGAGGATGTGGTGCTGAACCGCACCCCGGCCAATGGCGGCTCGGCCACCGAGAACATGCTGGAACTGGCCGAGGAGTATCGCGGTCAGGGCGGCGCCAAGGGCCGCGAGAAGGACATGAGCTGGCGCGAGCTGCCCGTTGAGAAGCGGCTCGAGCATGCGCTGGTCAACGGCATCACCGAGTTTATCGACGCCGACACCGAAGAAGCCCGGCAGGCTGCCGAGCGCCCGCTGCACGTCATCGAAGGCCCGCTCATGGCCGGGATGAACGTGGTCGGCGATCTCTTTGGCGCGGGCAAGATGTTCCTGCCGCAGGTGGTGAAATCCGCCCGCGTGATGAAACAGGCCGTGGCGGTTCTGCTGCCCTACATGGAAGAGGAAAAGCGCCTGAACGGTGGCGATGGTCGCGAGAGCGCTGGCAAGGTGCTCATGGCGACGGTGAAGGGCGACGTGCACGACATCGGCAAGAACATCGTCGGCGTCGTGCTGGCCTGCAACAACTACGAGATCATCGACCTCGGCGTCATGGTTCCGGCGGAGAAGATCCTCGCCACCGCGCGCGAGCGCAATGTGGATGTGATCGGCCTGTCGGGTCTCATCACCCCGTCGCTCGACGAGATGGTCCATGTGGCCTCGGAAATGGAGCGCGAGGGCTTCGACATTCCGCTGCTGATCGGCGGCGCGACCACCTCCCGCGTGCACACGGCGGTGAAGATCCACCCGCGCTACGGCGCTGGTCAAGCGGTGCATGTCAACGACGCCTCGCGCGCCGTGGGCGTTGTCTCGTCGCTGCTCTCGCCGGTGCAGAAGCCCGAATATGTGGCCAACGTCCAAAGCGAATATGCCGACGTCGCCGAGAAGCACGCCCGTGCCGAACTGGCCAAGAAGCGCCTGCCGCTGGAGAACGCCCGCGGCAACGCGCTGAAGCTCGATTTCCAGCCGCAGCACGCGCCGAGCTTCCTTGGCACCAAGGCCTTTGACGATTGGGATCTGGCCGAACTGGCGCGCTACATCGACTGGACGCCGTTCTTCCAGACATGGGAGATGAAGGGCGTCTATCCGAAGATCCTTGACGACGAGAAGCAGGGCGAGGCGGCGCGCGCGCTCTTTGACGACGCGCAGGCGATGCTGAAAAAGATCATCGACGAGAAATGGTTCAACCCGCGCGCCGTGGTCGGCTTCTGGCCTGCAAACGCCGTGGGCGACGACATTCGCCTGTTTAAGGACGAGAGCCGCGCCGAGGATCTCGCGACCTTCTTCACCCTGCGCCAGCAGACCGCCAAGCGCGGCGACCGGCCCAATGTGGCGATGTCGGATTTTGTCGCGCCCGAGGGCACGCCCGATTACGTCGGCGGCTTTGTGGTGACGGCGGGCATCGAGGAAGAGCGCATCGCCAAGGAGTTCGAGGCGAAGAACGACGATTACTCGTCGATCCTCGTCAAAGCGTTGGCCGACCGTTTCGCCGAGGCCTTTGCCGAGCGGATGCACGAGATGGTGCGCCGCGAGCTTTGGGGCTATGCGCCGGAGGAGGCCTGCACGCCCGAGGATCTGATCGCCGAGAAATACGCCGGTATCCGCCCCGCCCCGGGCTATCCCGCGCAGCCCGACCACACCGAAAAGACCACATTGTTCGAGCTGCTGGACGCGACCAATGCCACCGGCGTCGAACTGACCGAGAGCTATGCCATGTGGCCGGGCTCGTCGGTGTCGGGGCTCTATATCGGCCATCCCGAGAGCTATTATTTCGGCGTGGCGAAAGTGGAGCGCGATCAGGTCGAGGATTACGCCGCGCGCAAGGGCATGGCGGTAGAGGAGGTCGAGCGCTGGCTCGCGCCGATCCTCAACTACCTGCCGGGCGGCGTGAAGACCGTGGCGGCGGAGTAA
- a CDS encoding hybrid-cluster NAD(P)-dependent oxidoreductase codes for MPSAAVRYWKDDEMLECVSVIPEAPNVSTFCFAAPSGALFDYLPGQFVTLELPVPGGPLHRTYTISSSPSRALSITVTVKAQPDSIGTRWMLDNLRPGMRIKAIGPAGHFTSHHHPAEKYLFISAGSGITPMMSMVTYMYDLGRIPDVVFINCAKRPSDIVFRERLEHIASRIDGIELRWVVEEGDRFHPWTGYKGMFNQLMLGLTAPDYLEREVFCCGPEPFMQAVREALQGLGYDMDRYHQESFQPSLAKEEQDATEGDVVPEHDVSAEVTFASSGVTQSCKETDTILATARSAGLNIPSGCTFGVCGTCKIKKTSGQVHMVHNGGITEEDIADGYVLACCSHPIGKVEVEA; via the coding sequence ATGCCCTCCGCCGCCGTGCGCTATTGGAAAGATGACGAGATGCTGGAATGCGTCTCGGTCATCCCCGAGGCGCCGAATGTGTCGACCTTCTGTTTCGCGGCCCCATCGGGCGCGCTGTTTGACTATCTGCCCGGCCAGTTCGTCACGCTGGAACTGCCGGTGCCGGGCGGGCCGCTGCACCGCACCTATACGATCTCGTCCTCGCCGTCGCGGGCGCTGTCGATCACCGTCACGGTGAAGGCGCAGCCGGACTCCATCGGCACGCGCTGGATGCTCGACAACCTGCGTCCGGGGATGCGGATCAAGGCGATCGGTCCAGCCGGTCACTTCACCTCGCATCACCACCCGGCCGAGAAGTATCTGTTCATCTCGGCGGGCTCGGGGATCACCCCGATGATGTCGATGGTCACCTATATGTACGACCTTGGCCGAATCCCGGACGTGGTGTTCATCAACTGCGCCAAGCGCCCGTCGGACATCGTGTTCCGCGAGCGGCTCGAACATATCGCCAGCCGCATCGACGGGATCGAGCTGCGCTGGGTGGTCGAGGAAGGCGACCGGTTCCATCCGTGGACCGGCTACAAGGGCATGTTCAACCAGCTGATGCTGGGCCTCACCGCGCCGGACTATCTCGAGCGCGAGGTGTTCTGCTGCGGCCCCGAGCCCTTCATGCAGGCGGTGCGCGAGGCGCTGCAGGGCCTTGGCTACGACATGGACCGGTACCATCAGGAGAGCTTCCAGCCCTCTCTGGCCAAGGAAGAGCAGGATGCGACCGAGGGCGATGTTGTGCCCGAGCACGACGTCTCTGCCGAGGTTACCTTCGCCTCCTCCGGCGTCACCCAGAGCTGCAAGGAGACCGACACGATCCTCGCCACCGCGCGTTCGGCGGGTCTCAATATCCCCTCGGGCTGTACTTTCGGCGTCTGCGGCACCTGCAAGATCAAGAAGACCTCGGGTCAGGTCCACATGGTGCACAATGGCGGCATCACCGAAGAGGATATCGCCGACGGCTACGTGCTGGCCTGCTGCTCGCATCCCATCGGCAAGGTCGAAGTCGAGGCCTGA
- a CDS encoding TRAP transporter large permease produces MLFGLDGVEIGLIIVFLTLFSSILSGFPVAFAIGGAGVISFGIIAALDSAGLLIHQAIDTGSDAYRALVASGVREDAISIFRYPDLPRYAMPVFDRGWEVALDRNVSFIVNRINERVIAGQSIETLLAVLMFVMMGIVLERSKIANDLLTTMARVFGPLPGGLAVSIVVVGAFLAASTGIVGATVVTMGLLALPTMLRNNYSPELATGVIAASGTLGQIIPPSIVIVLLGTLAGDLYATAQEDRAQLAGCTDALTLLGEPAVVSVGTLFQAALLPGILLAVLYALYAFGFAMFRPQSAPPVQLEGSTGEPVTRGEAFTWYLGVPALIIAGTLVLGQIGIVGSQSTQVDSFSDSGQMASLRTNVGEECKASMIDLHGQAAWDAAVAEQQAIDEAGGVEQSHRLSAEEIETLRAEKIANAAPIGTGIAVIAVLLGIVLAWARAVSPSSEPKPLLIGAGGLALGLLVDVLFISPSTSPLATVLMMLIPWAIALWGCKHAAARLAQNDLIRVVFPPLVLIVAVLGSILGGITNPTPAAALGAAGAIMLAAYRKLGEEGRSPKIILMSTFAVAIMILIGVNFDLRVGTEGAGAETWIAFMVAQAAYLYALFGLLFACWVLFKAGVLTPAVRETAKVTSMVFTILVASQLLNLVVISFGGEHYIQSFLRSFDDEHKVFLIVMLVLFILGFVLDFLEIIYIVVPIVGPVIYGGSFDPKWVTIMIAVNLQTSFLTPPFGFALFYLRGVAPSSVTTGHIYRGVLPFVLIQVAGLALLWFAPGIVTIVPDLIPN; encoded by the coding sequence ATGCTATTCGGACTCGATGGCGTCGAGATCGGCCTGATCATCGTCTTTCTCACGCTCTTTTCCTCGATCCTTTCGGGCTTCCCGGTGGCCTTCGCCATCGGCGGCGCGGGGGTCATCTCCTTTGGCATCATCGCCGCGCTCGACAGCGCGGGGCTGCTGATCCATCAGGCCATCGACACGGGCTCTGACGCCTATCGTGCGCTGGTCGCAAGCGGCGTGCGCGAGGACGCCATTTCCATCTTCCGCTATCCGGACCTGCCGCGCTACGCGATGCCGGTCTTTGATCGCGGCTGGGAAGTGGCGCTCGACCGCAACGTGTCGTTCATCGTCAACCGCATCAACGAGCGGGTCATCGCGGGCCAGTCCATCGAGACGCTGCTGGCCGTGCTGATGTTCGTGATGATGGGCATCGTGCTGGAACGCTCGAAGATCGCCAACGACCTGCTGACCACCATGGCGCGCGTCTTCGGACCGCTGCCGGGCGGCCTTGCGGTGTCGATTGTGGTGGTGGGCGCGTTCCTCGCGGCCTCCACCGGCATCGTCGGCGCCACCGTGGTGACCATGGGCCTGCTGGCCCTGCCGACCATGCTGCGCAACAACTACTCGCCCGAGCTGGCGACCGGCGTCATCGCCGCGTCGGGCACGCTGGGTCAGATCATCCCGCCGTCGATCGTGATCGTTCTGCTGGGCACGCTGGCCGGTGACCTCTACGCCACCGCGCAGGAAGACCGGGCGCAGCTTGCGGGCTGTACCGACGCGCTGACGCTGCTCGGCGAGCCTGCTGTGGTTTCCGTGGGCACACTGTTCCAAGCGGCGCTGCTGCCGGGCATCCTGCTGGCGGTGCTCTACGCGCTCTATGCCTTCGGCTTTGCCATGTTCCGCCCGCAGTCCGCACCGCCGGTGCAGCTTGAAGGGTCCACCGGCGAGCCGGTGACCCGCGGCGAGGCCTTCACTTGGTACCTTGGCGTTCCGGCGCTGATCATCGCCGGCACGCTGGTACTGGGGCAGATCGGCATCGTCGGCTCGCAGTCGACGCAGGTCGACAGCTTCTCGGACAGCGGCCAGATGGCCTCGCTGCGCACCAACGTCGGTGAAGAGTGCAAGGCGTCGATGATCGACCTGCACGGTCAGGCGGCATGGGACGCGGCGGTGGCCGAGCAGCAGGCGATCGACGAGGCCGGCGGGGTCGAGCAATCGCACCGTCTGAGCGCCGAAGAGATCGAGACCCTGCGCGCCGAGAAGATCGCCAATGCCGCGCCGATCGGCACGGGCATCGCGGTGATCGCGGTTCTGCTGGGCATCGTGCTGGCATGGGCACGGGCGGTCTCGCCCTCGTCCGAGCCGAAGCCGCTGCTGATCGGGGCAGGCGGTCTGGCGCTTGGTCTGCTGGTGGATGTGCTCTTCATCTCGCCCAGCACCTCGCCGCTGGCCACCGTGCTGATGATGCTCATCCCATGGGCCATCGCGCTCTGGGGCTGCAAGCACGCGGCAGCGCGCCTTGCGCAGAACGATCTCATCCGGGTGGTCTTCCCGCCGCTGGTGCTGATCGTCGCCGTGCTGGGCTCGATCCTCGGCGGCATCACCAACCCGACGCCCGCCGCGGCGCTCGGCGCGGCCGGTGCCATCATGCTGGCGGCCTACCGCAAGCTGGGCGAAGAGGGGCGCTCGCCGAAGATCATCCTGATGTCCACCTTCGCGGTGGCGATCATGATCCTCATCGGGGTGAACTTCGACCTTCGCGTCGGCACCGAGGGCGCGGGCGCCGAAACCTGGATCGCCTTCATGGTGGCACAGGCGGCCTATCTCTACGCGCTCTTCGGTCTGCTCTTCGCCTGCTGGGTGCTGTTCAAAGCGGGCGTGCTGACCCCGGCGGTGCGCGAGACGGCCAAGGTGACCTCGATGGTGTTCACCATCCTCGTGGCCTCGCAGTTGCTCAACCTCGTGGTGATCTCCTTTGGCGGCGAGCACTACATCCAGAGCTTCCTGCGCAGCTTCGATGACGAGCATAAGGTCTTCCTGATCGTCATGCTGGTGCTGTTCATCCTCGGCTTCGTGCTCGACTTCCTCGAGATCATCTACATCGTGGTGCCGATCGTCGGGCCGGTGATCTACGGCGGCAGCTTCGATCCCAAATGGGTGACCATCATGATCGCGGTGAACCTGCAGACCTCGTTCCTGACACCGCCCTTCGGCTTCGCGCTGTTCTATCTGCGCGGCGTGGCACCAAGCTCGGTGACGACGGGGCATATCTACCGCGGGGTGCTGCCCTTCGTGCTGATCCAGGTGGCCGGTCTTGCGCTGCTGTGGTTCGCGCCGGGGATCGTCACCATCGTGCCCGACCTGATCCCGAACTGA
- a CDS encoding TRAP transporter substrate-binding protein codes for MDRRSFLRASTAGGAAAAASALAAPAYAQGKRTLTMVTTWGRGLAGVHDSAQYCADQITAATDGQLTVELKAAGELVGAFEVFDAVSAGQADMYHGVDYYFLGQHPALSFFSQVPFGMNFMEYANWYYHDGGEALCDELYSIFGLKAFPSGNTGPQSGGWFSKEINSPEDFQGLKFRMPGQGGQVLGKLGASVQNLPGAEVYQALSSGAIDGTEWIGPWADEKAGFQEITKIYYTAGFHEPGPNLNLTMNLDVFEGLSAGHQEIVRQVARASNLWTMSLFMANNSAALQRLQSGGVKLMEFPDSVWDAFGAAAKEVMEEPMGDELYAKCYESFNTSLRSSAQWISRSEGSFSAQRNRVMGL; via the coding sequence ATGGATCGTCGTTCCTTTCTGAGGGCGTCCACCGCTGGTGGTGCCGCTGCTGCCGCGTCTGCGCTTGCCGCTCCGGCCTATGCGCAGGGCAAGCGTACCCTCACCATGGTCACCACTTGGGGCCGCGGCCTTGCCGGTGTGCATGACAGCGCGCAATATTGCGCCGACCAGATCACTGCGGCCACCGATGGTCAGCTGACCGTCGAGCTGAAGGCCGCGGGCGAGCTCGTGGGCGCCTTTGAGGTGTTCGACGCGGTCTCCGCCGGTCAGGCCGACATGTACCACGGCGTGGACTACTACTTCCTCGGCCAGCACCCGGCGCTGTCGTTCTTCAGCCAGGTGCCCTTCGGCATGAACTTCATGGAATATGCCAACTGGTATTACCATGACGGCGGCGAGGCGCTCTGCGACGAGCTGTACTCGATCTTCGGCCTCAAGGCCTTCCCGTCGGGCAACACCGGCCCGCAGTCGGGCGGCTGGTTCTCGAAAGAGATCAACTCGCCGGAAGACTTCCAGGGCCTGAAGTTCCGTATGCCGGGCCAGGGCGGCCAGGTGCTGGGCAAGCTCGGCGCATCGGTGCAGAACCTGCCGGGCGCGGAAGTGTATCAGGCGCTGTCCTCGGGCGCGATCGACGGCACCGAATGGATCGGTCCGTGGGCGGACGAGAAGGCCGGTTTCCAGGAAATCACCAAGATTTACTACACCGCCGGTTTCCACGAGCCGGGCCCGAACCTGAACCTGACCATGAACCTCGACGTGTTCGAGGGCCTGAGCGCAGGTCATCAGGAGATCGTCCGTCAGGTGGCGCGCGCGTCGAACCTGTGGACCATGTCGCTGTTCATGGCCAACAACTCGGCAGCGCTGCAGCGTCTGCAGTCCGGCGGCGTGAAGCTGATGGAATTCCCCGACAGCGTCTGGGATGCCTTCGGCGCCGCGGCCAAGGAAGTCATGGAAGAGCCCATGGGCGACGAGCTCTATGCCAAGTGCTACGAGAGCTTCAACACCTCGCTGCGCTCGTCGGCCCAGTGGATCAGCCGCTCGGAAGGCTCGTTCTCGGCACAGCGTAACCGCGTCATGGGTCTTTGA
- a CDS encoding TRAP transporter small permease subunit, with protein sequence MEETASGGAFSAILDALAWFFGNIAMSFWNFGYALTHPSSWLNWADNEAVMRFVYYGASAEFFFVVLTTFLVLTAIGIWRNSFMWGMVRGLEAFHNTVGRVAAWAGLIMVLQQVIIILVQRVFARPDLSFGFGVPVTFDVSWWSEELKLYNAIVVALCLAYTFVQGGHVRVDLVYSPVKYSTKKIIDMFGSLFFMIPMATLMWLYSWYFLWRHLIVPKPSASEGLERLVMKARALRWNVETIGFSPNGFSAYFLFKILIVLMCGFIFLQGVTFFWRSYLEWKEGPESDGKYHDHDKVEQGEEAYDHAEF encoded by the coding sequence ATGGAAGAGACAGCCTCGGGTGGGGCGTTCAGTGCGATACTGGACGCGCTGGCCTGGTTTTTCGGCAATATCGCCATGTCCTTCTGGAATTTCGGCTACGCGCTGACGCATCCGTCAAGCTGGCTGAACTGGGCGGACAACGAGGCGGTGATGCGCTTCGTCTATTACGGCGCATCGGCAGAGTTCTTCTTTGTCGTGCTCACCACGTTCCTCGTGCTCACGGCGATCGGAATTTGGCGCAACAGCTTCATGTGGGGCATGGTGCGCGGGCTCGAAGCCTTCCACAACACCGTCGGGCGCGTCGCCGCATGGGCCGGTCTCATCATGGTGCTGCAGCAGGTGATCATCATCCTCGTGCAGCGCGTGTTCGCCCGGCCGGACCTGTCGTTCGGCTTCGGCGTTCCGGTGACCTTCGACGTCAGTTGGTGGTCGGAAGAGCTTAAGCTTTATAACGCCATCGTCGTGGCGCTCTGCCTTGCCTACACCTTCGTGCAGGGCGGGCATGTCCGCGTCGATCTGGTCTACTCGCCGGTGAAATACTCCACCAAGAAGATCATCGACATGTTCGGCAGCCTGTTCTTCATGATCCCGATGGCCACGCTGATGTGGCTTTATTCGTGGTACTTCCTGTGGCGCCACCTGATCGTGCCGAAGCCCTCGGCCTCCGAAGGCCTCGAGCGGCTGGTGATGAAGGCCCGCGCGCTGCGCTGGAACGTCGAGACCATCGGCTTCAGCCCCAACGGCTTTTCCGCCTACTTCCTGTTCAAGATCCTGATCGTGCTGATGTGCGGCTTCATCTTCCTGCAGGGGGTCACCTTCTTCTGGCGCTCCTACCTCGAATGGAAAGAGGGCCCGGAGAGCGACGGCAAATACCACGATCACGACAAGGTCGAGCAGGGCGAAGAAGCCTACGACCACGCGGAATTCTGA